The following proteins are encoded in a genomic region of Xanthomonas citri pv. mangiferaeindicae:
- a CDS encoding sugar ABC transporter permease, which translates to MRASTAGWVFAGPALILLGVFFGIPVASALLLSLTDFDLYALSDTSNLRFVALGNYLDLLQTPLFWKSLGNTAYFVVIGVPLSIAVSLGAALLLNAKVARFKGLFRTALFAPVVTTLVAVAVIWRYLFHTSYGLVNWALGHVGIAPIDWLGDPTWAMPTIILFAVWKNFGYNMVIFVAGLAAIPEDLYEAARIDGASRWKQFVHVTLPMLGPVLLVVAVITVSGYFQLFAEPYVMTRGDPLQSTVSVLYFMYEEGFMWWNLGRASAVAFMLFLIILGVTTLLLRAGRRKEMV; encoded by the coding sequence ATGCGCGCTAGTACCGCAGGCTGGGTGTTTGCCGGGCCGGCATTGATCCTGCTCGGGGTGTTCTTCGGGATCCCGGTGGCCTCGGCGCTGCTGCTGAGCCTGACCGACTTCGATCTCTACGCGCTGTCGGATACTTCGAACCTGCGCTTCGTCGCGCTGGGCAATTATCTGGATCTGCTGCAGACCCCGCTGTTCTGGAAGTCGCTGGGCAATACGGCGTACTTCGTCGTCATCGGCGTGCCGTTGTCGATCGCGGTGTCGCTGGGGGCGGCGTTGCTGCTCAATGCCAAGGTGGCGCGGTTCAAGGGGCTGTTTCGCACCGCGCTGTTCGCGCCGGTGGTGACCACGCTGGTCGCGGTCGCGGTGATCTGGCGTTATCTGTTCCACACCAGTTACGGCCTGGTGAACTGGGCGCTGGGCCATGTCGGCATCGCGCCGATCGACTGGCTGGGCGATCCGACCTGGGCGATGCCGACGATCATTCTGTTCGCGGTGTGGAAGAACTTCGGCTACAACATGGTGATCTTCGTCGCGGGGTTGGCGGCGATTCCCGAAGACCTGTACGAGGCCGCGCGCATCGACGGCGCATCGCGCTGGAAGCAGTTCGTCCACGTCACGCTGCCGATGCTGGGGCCGGTGTTGCTGGTGGTGGCGGTGATCACGGTCTCGGGCTACTTCCAGTTGTTCGCAGAGCCCTACGTGATGACGCGCGGCGATCCGCTGCAGAGCACGGTCAGCGTGCTGTACTTCATGTACGAAGAAGGCTTCATGTGGTGGAACCTGGGCCGTGCCTCGGCGGTGGCCTTCATGCTGTTTCTGATCATCCTGGGCGTGACCACGCTGCTGCTGCGCGCCGGCCGGCGCAAGGAGATGGTATGA
- a CDS encoding glycosyl hydrolase produces the protein MTTTRLGRALLCALAIAVPGPALTAQDATAAMPWMDPDKSPDARAALLVAAMTQDEKFQLLRSRFAIGENKPAEALTAAGYVAPIPRLGIPSQGLVDAGLGVTNPGGAREGDHATAMPSGPATASTWSREVAFLGGQTMGREAWRQGFNVLLAGSVNLQRDPRNGRNFEYAGEDPLLAGTLVGESIRGVQSQHVLSTMKHYALNDMETHRNFHSAQIGDRAMHESDLLAFRIALEIGEPGSVMCSYNRINGVYGCEHDELLNNVLKRDWKYPGYVMSDWGGVHSASKAALAGLDQQSAGEVFDKAVYFDRPLRMAVDAGVVPQARVDDMAHRILRSLIAVGAFDHPPQRQPPDAELDAAGFAVAQRTAEEGAVLLRNAGELLPLGADVRRIAVIGGHADRGVIAGGGSSMVGWTSRGPNAVPGVKPTTWPGPVMFQPSSPLSALREAAPQARVDYADGSDRATAARLAREADVAIVFATQWSAESVDLPDMRLPDGQDALVDAVAAANPRTVVVLQTNGPVALPWADRVPAILQAWYPGIRGGEAIARLLTGAANPSGRLPVTWPVDVAQLPRPHVPGLGFNPPQKPEDTIDYDIEGANVGYRWFAAKALTPRYAFGHGLSYTQFALSDLTVHADGDRLIARFAVRNTGARAGAAVPQLYVHLPEGHPTPLRLAGWDKLELQPGESRRIEVALAPRLFADYDPATRSWRIPAGRYRIALGQSAADTAETATLDLPERTLD, from the coding sequence ATGACCACCACCAGACTCGGCCGCGCGTTGCTGTGCGCGCTGGCCATTGCCGTTCCCGGCCCGGCGCTGACCGCGCAAGACGCAACGGCCGCCATGCCGTGGATGGACCCGGACAAGTCGCCGGATGCGCGCGCCGCGCTGCTGGTCGCGGCGATGACCCAGGACGAGAAGTTTCAGTTGCTGCGCAGCCGCTTCGCGATCGGCGAGAACAAGCCGGCCGAGGCGCTGACTGCAGCCGGCTATGTGGCGCCGATCCCGCGCCTGGGCATCCCGTCCCAGGGGCTCGTCGATGCGGGCCTGGGCGTCACCAACCCTGGTGGCGCGCGCGAAGGCGACCATGCCACCGCGATGCCATCGGGCCCGGCGACCGCATCGACCTGGAGCCGCGAGGTCGCATTCCTGGGCGGCCAGACGATGGGCCGCGAAGCGTGGCGGCAAGGCTTCAATGTGCTGCTGGCCGGCAGCGTCAACCTGCAGCGCGATCCGCGCAACGGGCGCAACTTCGAGTACGCCGGCGAGGATCCGCTGCTGGCCGGCACGCTGGTCGGCGAGTCGATCCGCGGCGTGCAGTCGCAGCACGTGCTCTCGACGATGAAGCACTACGCGCTCAACGACATGGAGACGCATCGCAATTTCCACAGTGCGCAGATCGGCGATCGCGCGATGCACGAATCCGACCTGCTCGCGTTCCGCATCGCGCTGGAGATCGGCGAGCCGGGCTCGGTGATGTGCAGCTACAACCGCATCAATGGCGTCTATGGCTGCGAGCACGACGAGCTGCTCAACAATGTGCTCAAGCGCGATTGGAAGTACCCCGGCTATGTGATGTCGGACTGGGGTGGAGTGCACAGCGCGTCGAAGGCGGCGCTCGCCGGGCTGGACCAGCAATCTGCAGGTGAGGTGTTCGATAAGGCGGTGTACTTCGACCGCCCGCTGCGCATGGCGGTCGATGCCGGCGTCGTGCCGCAGGCGCGGGTCGACGATATGGCCCATCGCATCCTGCGCAGCCTGATCGCGGTCGGCGCGTTCGACCATCCGCCGCAGCGCCAGCCGCCCGATGCCGAACTCGACGCGGCGGGCTTTGCGGTCGCGCAGCGCACCGCCGAAGAGGGCGCCGTGTTGCTGCGCAATGCGGGCGAGCTGCTGCCGCTCGGCGCCGATGTGCGCCGGATCGCGGTGATCGGCGGCCATGCCGACCGCGGCGTGATCGCCGGCGGAGGCTCATCGATGGTCGGCTGGACTTCGCGCGGGCCCAACGCGGTGCCGGGCGTGAAGCCGACCACCTGGCCCGGGCCGGTGATGTTCCAGCCGTCCTCGCCGCTGTCGGCCTTGCGCGAGGCGGCACCGCAGGCGCGCGTTGACTACGCCGACGGCAGCGACCGCGCCACCGCGGCGCGGCTGGCGCGCGAGGCCGATGTGGCGATCGTGTTCGCGACTCAGTGGTCGGCCGAGTCGGTGGACCTGCCGGACATGCGGCTGCCCGATGGCCAGGACGCGCTGGTCGACGCCGTTGCCGCAGCCAATCCGCGGACGGTGGTGGTGCTGCAGACCAATGGCCCGGTCGCGTTGCCCTGGGCCGATCGCGTGCCGGCGATCCTGCAGGCGTGGTACCCGGGTATCCGCGGTGGCGAGGCGATCGCGCGCCTGCTGACCGGCGCGGCCAATCCATCCGGGCGCCTGCCGGTCACCTGGCCGGTCGATGTCGCGCAACTGCCACGGCCGCACGTGCCCGGGCTGGGGTTCAATCCGCCGCAGAAGCCCGAAGACACGATCGATTACGACATCGAAGGCGCGAACGTCGGCTACCGCTGGTTCGCGGCCAAAGCGCTGACGCCGCGCTACGCCTTCGGCCATGGCCTGTCGTATACCCAGTTCGCGCTGTCGGATCTGACCGTGCATGCCGACGGCGACCGCCTGATCGCACGCTTCGCCGTCCGCAACACCGGCGCGCGTGCCGGCGCCGCGGTGCCACAGCTGTATGTGCACCTGCCCGAAGGCCACCCGACGCCGCTGCGACTGGCCGGCTGGGACAAGCTCGAGCTGCAGCCGGGCGAGTCGCGCCGCATCGAGGTGGCGCTGGCGCCGCGCCTGTTCGCCGACTACGACCCGGCCACGCGCAGCTGGCGCATTCCCGCCGGCCGCTACCGCATTGCGCTCGGGCAGTCGGCTGCCGACACCGCCGAGACGGCGACGCTGGACCTGCCGGAACGCACGCTGGACTGA
- a CDS encoding coagulation factor 5/8 type domain-containing protein, whose protein sequence is MAPSPGSETGATGDAGARVLDEFEDLSAWTVVTSNQVTGTLRRVDGEDGGALCLDYDYNGVSGHVGIQRELPLEYPDNYRFGFRLRGESPANDLQFKLIDASGDNVWWVNRPRYDFPTEWTQVQYRKRHIDKAWGPDPDKTLRASHKVEFTIYNNAGGKGSVCFDTLTFEPLPADDDSPLTVSAASTTTPDGTGKAVDGNAGTAWEAGAAPQKLVLDLGKVREFGALRLQWLDGRHAADYTVSLSTDGEQWTQVREVAGGNGGVDWLSLPESEARYVGLDLQAGPGQGFALAEAALQPVAVSNHPNDFLKAVAAERPKGQFPRGFSGEQPYWTILGLDGGTEQGLIGEDGAIEVAAGGFSIEPFIRAGDGLVTWADARITQSLQDGYLPIPSVDWVHDAVSLRVTGFARGTPEASQLVARYRLTNSGRQPRDFQFALAVRPMQVNPPTQFLNIKGGVSPLHRLAVAPDRVSVDGVPRVFAREPAQQVFATTFDSGMDIEHLAAGALPATTEVEDAQGLASGALVYTVRLEPGQAREFDLLIPMTGAAPSLAAGQWQPQAWQDEMARTWHGKLGEVGIEVPEAGRDLANTLRTSLAHMLISRIGPRLQPGTRSYARSWIRDGAMISEGLLRMGRPEVVKDYVEWYAPYQFDNGMVPCCVDDRGSDPVPENDSHGELIFNIAEYWRYTHDDAFLTRMWPHVLGAFDYMETLRASERTEANRKVNEAFYGMMPVSISHEGYSAKPMHSYWDNFWALRGYKDAVEIAQALGKTEDVARMTAARDEFRADLDASLRAAARLHGIDYLPGAAELGDFDPTSTTIALAPGGEQGRLPEDLLVNTFERYWTLFADRRDGRKPWKDYTPYEWRNVAAFVRLGWRERANEVREWFFGHRAPLAWNQWGEVVTPTPRKPFFLGDLPHAWVGSDFVRSALDMFAYVREVDDSIVLAAGVPADWFDGIGVRLHGMRTPRGKLGYRLRREHDVLALDVDADAGLPPGGLVLQWPYPNVPGATTIDGQAAHWQGNELRIARAGARVRVQIPASP, encoded by the coding sequence GTGGCACCGTCGCCGGGCAGCGAGACCGGCGCGACGGGCGACGCGGGTGCCCGTGTGCTGGACGAGTTCGAGGACCTGTCCGCCTGGACGGTGGTCACCTCCAACCAGGTCACCGGCACGCTGCGCAGGGTCGACGGCGAGGACGGCGGCGCGCTGTGCCTGGACTACGACTACAACGGCGTGTCCGGCCATGTCGGTATCCAGCGCGAACTGCCGCTCGAGTATCCGGACAACTACCGCTTCGGCTTCCGGCTGCGCGGCGAGTCGCCGGCCAACGATCTGCAGTTCAAGCTGATCGACGCCAGCGGCGACAACGTGTGGTGGGTCAACCGGCCCAGGTACGATTTTCCGACCGAGTGGACGCAGGTCCAGTACCGCAAGCGCCATATCGACAAGGCCTGGGGGCCGGATCCGGACAAGACCTTGCGCGCGAGCCACAAGGTCGAGTTCACGATCTACAACAACGCCGGCGGCAAGGGCAGCGTGTGCTTCGATACGCTGACTTTCGAGCCGCTGCCGGCCGACGACGACTCGCCGCTGACGGTCAGCGCGGCCTCGACGACCACGCCCGATGGCACCGGCAAGGCGGTCGACGGCAATGCCGGCACCGCGTGGGAGGCCGGCGCCGCGCCACAGAAGCTGGTGCTGGATCTGGGCAAGGTGCGTGAGTTCGGTGCGCTGCGCCTGCAGTGGCTCGACGGGCGCCATGCGGCCGACTACACGGTGTCATTGTCGACCGACGGCGAGCAGTGGACGCAGGTGCGTGAGGTCGCCGGCGGCAATGGCGGCGTGGACTGGTTGTCGTTGCCCGAGTCGGAGGCCCGCTATGTCGGTCTGGACCTGCAGGCCGGTCCGGGGCAGGGCTTCGCGCTTGCCGAGGCGGCGCTGCAACCGGTCGCGGTGTCCAACCATCCCAACGATTTCCTCAAGGCGGTCGCGGCCGAGCGACCGAAGGGCCAGTTCCCGCGTGGCTTCAGCGGTGAACAGCCGTACTGGACGATCCTGGGTCTGGACGGCGGCACCGAGCAGGGTTTGATCGGCGAGGACGGTGCGATCGAGGTTGCGGCCGGTGGCTTCTCGATCGAGCCCTTCATCCGCGCCGGCGACGGTCTGGTGACGTGGGCCGATGCCCGGATCACCCAGTCGTTGCAGGATGGCTATCTGCCGATTCCGAGCGTGGACTGGGTCCACGACGCGGTGTCGCTGCGCGTGACCGGCTTTGCCCGCGGTACACCCGAGGCATCGCAGCTGGTCGCCCGCTATCGGTTGACCAACTCGGGCCGCCAGCCGCGCGATTTCCAGTTCGCGCTGGCGGTGCGGCCGATGCAAGTCAACCCGCCGACGCAGTTTCTCAACATCAAGGGCGGTGTGAGCCCGCTGCACAGGCTGGCGGTCGCGCCCGACCGGGTCAGCGTCGACGGCGTGCCGCGTGTGTTCGCACGCGAGCCGGCGCAGCAGGTGTTCGCGACGACCTTCGACAGCGGCATGGACATCGAGCATCTGGCCGCCGGTGCACTGCCGGCGACGACCGAAGTCGAGGACGCACAGGGGCTGGCCTCCGGCGCGCTGGTCTACACGGTGCGGCTCGAACCGGGACAGGCGCGCGAGTTCGACCTGCTGATCCCGATGACCGGCGCCGCGCCCTCGCTCGCGGCAGGCCAGTGGCAGCCGCAGGCATGGCAGGACGAAATGGCGCGCACCTGGCACGGCAAGCTCGGCGAGGTCGGCATCGAGGTGCCCGAGGCCGGGCGCGATCTGGCCAACACGCTGCGCACCTCGCTGGCGCACATGCTGATTTCGCGCATCGGACCGCGCCTGCAGCCGGGCACGCGCTCGTATGCGCGCAGCTGGATCCGCGATGGCGCGATGATCTCCGAAGGCCTGCTGCGGATGGGGCGGCCCGAAGTCGTCAAGGACTACGTCGAGTGGTACGCCCCCTACCAGTTCGACAATGGCATGGTGCCGTGCTGCGTGGACGACCGCGGCAGCGATCCGGTGCCCGAGAACGACAGCCACGGCGAGCTGATCTTCAACATCGCCGAGTACTGGCGCTACACCCATGACGACGCCTTCCTGACGCGCATGTGGCCGCACGTGCTCGGCGCATTCGACTACATGGAGACGCTGCGCGCCAGCGAGCGCACCGAGGCGAACCGCAAGGTCAACGAGGCCTTCTACGGCATGATGCCGGTCTCGATCAGCCACGAGGGTTACTCGGCCAAGCCGATGCACTCGTATTGGGACAACTTCTGGGCACTGCGCGGCTACAAGGACGCAGTCGAGATCGCACAGGCGCTGGGCAAGACCGAGGACGTGGCCAGGATGACCGCCGCGCGCGACGAGTTCCGCGCCGACCTCGACGCTTCGCTGCGCGCCGCGGCCAGGTTGCATGGGATCGACTATCTCCCCGGCGCGGCCGAACTCGGCGATTTCGATCCCACCTCGACGACGATCGCGCTGGCGCCCGGTGGCGAGCAGGGGCGGCTGCCCGAGGACCTGCTGGTCAACACCTTCGAGCGCTACTGGACGCTGTTCGCCGATCGCCGCGACGGCCGCAAGCCGTGGAAGGACTACACGCCGTACGAGTGGCGCAACGTCGCGGCGTTCGTGCGGCTGGGCTGGCGCGAGCGCGCCAACGAAGTGCGCGAATGGTTCTTCGGCCATCGCGCGCCGCTGGCGTGGAACCAGTGGGGCGAGGTCGTCACGCCGACGCCGCGCAAGCCGTTCTTCCTCGGCGACCTGCCGCACGCCTGGGTCGGGTCGGACTTCGTGCGCTCGGCGTTGGACATGTTCGCCTACGTGCGCGAAGTCGACGACAGCATCGTGCTGGCGGCAGGCGTGCCGGCGGATTGGTTCGACGGCATTGGGGTGCGGCTGCACGGCATGCGCACGCCGCGGGGCAAGCTCGGCTACCGGTTGCGGCGCGAGCACGACGTGCTGGCACTCGACGTCGATGCCGATGCCGGCCTGCCGCCCGGCGGCCTGGTGCTGCAGTGGCCGTATCCGAACGTGCCCGGGGCGACGACCATCGACGGCCAGGCGGCGCACTGGCAGGGCAATGAACTGCGCATCGCGCGCGCGGGTGCGCGGGTGCGCGTGCAGATTCCCGCGTCGCCCTGA
- a CDS encoding cytochrome C, whose amino-acid sequence MHLSSPRLAVCAILALALAACGGDRAETTDSTAPAPANAEASPAPAPVPASPEVAAAPAAAPAADGPGAEVFQKACALCHATPGMGAPVVGNQEEWAPRIAKGTDTLYQHALEGFVGESGAMPARGGNPALSDEEVKSAVDHMVSKAQ is encoded by the coding sequence ATGCATCTGTCGTCGCCCCGCCTCGCTGTCTGCGCCATCCTCGCCCTCGCGTTGGCCGCCTGTGGCGGCGATCGGGCTGAAACCACCGACTCGACGGCACCTGCCCCGGCCAATGCAGAGGCATCGCCTGCACCTGCACCTGTTCCGGCCTCGCCCGAAGTTGCGGCTGCGCCCGCCGCGGCGCCTGCTGCCGATGGCCCGGGCGCAGAGGTGTTCCAGAAGGCCTGTGCGCTCTGCCACGCCACCCCTGGCATGGGCGCGCCCGTGGTCGGCAACCAGGAGGAGTGGGCGCCGCGCATCGCGAAGGGCACCGATACGCTGTATCAGCACGCACTCGAGGGCTTTGTCGGCGAGAGTGGTGCAATGCCCGCGCGCGGCGGCAATCCGGCGCTGTCGGATGAGGAGGTCAAGTCTGCGGTCGACCACATGGTGTCGAAGGCGCAGTAG
- a CDS encoding sugar ABC transporter permease, whose protein sequence is MQREVGASRWSGWLVNGGLVVLALIALAPLLWMLSVSFMPTGEASSFPPPLLPSSLTTANYEQLLLRGGMVGYFTNSLLVSGAITLGALLINTMAGYAFAKLRFAGRERLFQLLLAALVIPAQVAMLPLFLMMKGMGLVNSFGAVIIPGLATVFGIFLVRQYARSIPDELLEAARIDGAGELRIFFQIVLPMLKPVLVTLTIFTFMAAWNDFMWPLIVLTDQSNYTLPVALAALSREHIQDVEMMMAGAVVTVIPVLVLFIALQRYYIQGLLLGSVKG, encoded by the coding sequence GTGCAACGCGAAGTCGGCGCGTCGCGCTGGTCGGGCTGGCTGGTCAATGGTGGCCTGGTCGTGCTGGCGCTGATCGCACTGGCGCCGCTGCTGTGGATGCTGTCGGTTTCGTTCATGCCCACCGGCGAGGCCAGCAGCTTTCCGCCGCCGTTGCTGCCTTCTTCGTTGACCACGGCCAACTACGAGCAGTTGTTGCTGCGCGGGGGCATGGTGGGCTACTTCACCAACAGCCTGCTGGTCTCGGGCGCGATCACGCTCGGCGCGTTGCTGATCAACACCATGGCCGGCTACGCGTTCGCCAAGCTGCGCTTCGCCGGGCGCGAGCGGCTGTTCCAGTTGCTGCTGGCCGCGCTGGTGATTCCGGCGCAGGTCGCAATGCTGCCGCTGTTTCTGATGATGAAGGGCATGGGCCTGGTCAACAGCTTCGGTGCGGTGATCATCCCAGGCCTGGCGACGGTGTTCGGCATCTTCCTGGTGCGCCAGTACGCGCGCTCGATCCCCGACGAACTGCTCGAGGCTGCGCGCATCGACGGGGCCGGCGAGCTGCGGATCTTCTTCCAGATCGTGCTGCCGATGCTCAAGCCCGTGCTGGTGACGCTGACGATCTTCACCTTCATGGCCGCCTGGAACGACTTCATGTGGCCGCTGATCGTGCTGACCGACCAGAGCAATTACACCCTGCCGGTGGCGCTGGCGGCGCTGTCGCGCGAGCACATCCAGGACGTCGAAATGATGATGGCCGGTGCGGTCGTGACCGTGATTCCGGTGCTCGTACTGTTCATCGCGCTGCAGCGCTACTACATCCAGGGCCTGCTGCTCGGCAGCGTGAAGGGGTGA
- a CDS encoding nitrous-oxide reductase, whose product MTSSEDVMNSPGRRKFLGTTALAGLAGTGLSLIGCAKDGAPAAGTATSGTAASAGSPHGRYEVPPGKLDEYYVLSSGGHSGEMRIYGCPSGRTLKRIPVFNIDPMVGWGITNESRAIMGTRPDGQLKYWTGDTHHVHGSYADGTYDGKYFWVNDKLHSRIARIRGDTFEVDRITELPNVQGHHGIFTDKRDPVDASVNHTTRVFAGAEFHIPLPNDGRDMDAPDKYGCLFSCVDAETMDVRWQCQVDGNMDLVATSYDGKYAASNQYNTEGGIHYEDMMSAEHDACVFFDVARIEAAVAEGRFITIGESKVPVVDGRKAANADPKTALTCYVPVPKNPHGVNASPDGKYFVCSGKLSPTCSVIDLSKVEQWFAGSLTNARDAVIAEPNVGLGPLHTAFDGRGNAYTTLFLDSKIVKWNVDAAIAQFAGDANAKVIVDSVDVHYQPGHGYTSMGETKNADGKYFNSGNKFSKDRFLPVGPLHVETEQLIDISGDKMVLIHDHTAYPEPHDALLVHASVIKTRQIYDIDDFPNAVKTEADVGIERNGNKVHVRMNSRAPAFALREFTVKKGDEVTLTLTNLDKVEDLTHGFGIPRYNINFIVNPQETKSVTFIADKPGVYWCYCTHFCHALHLEMRSRMIVEG is encoded by the coding sequence ATGACAAGCAGCGAAGACGTAATGAACAGTCCCGGGAGACGTAAGTTTCTCGGCACCACAGCGCTGGCCGGGCTCGCAGGCACCGGCCTGAGCTTGATCGGCTGCGCAAAAGACGGCGCACCGGCCGCCGGTACCGCGACGTCAGGCACGGCCGCTTCGGCCGGCAGTCCCCACGGCCGGTACGAAGTTCCTCCCGGCAAGCTGGACGAGTACTACGTGCTCTCGTCGGGCGGTCATTCGGGCGAGATGCGCATCTACGGGTGCCCGTCCGGACGCACGCTCAAGCGCATCCCGGTGTTCAACATCGATCCCATGGTCGGCTGGGGCATCACCAACGAATCGCGCGCAATCATGGGAACGCGGCCCGATGGCCAGCTCAAATATTGGACCGGTGACACGCACCACGTGCACGGGTCGTACGCCGACGGCACCTACGACGGCAAGTACTTCTGGGTCAACGACAAGCTGCACAGCCGCATTGCCCGCATCCGCGGCGATACCTTCGAGGTCGACCGCATCACCGAACTGCCGAATGTGCAGGGCCACCACGGCATCTTCACCGACAAACGCGACCCGGTGGACGCTTCGGTCAATCACACCACCCGGGTATTCGCCGGTGCCGAGTTCCACATCCCGCTGCCCAACGACGGCCGCGACATGGATGCCCCCGACAAGTACGGCTGCCTGTTCTCGTGCGTCGATGCGGAGACGATGGACGTGCGCTGGCAGTGCCAGGTCGACGGCAACATGGATCTGGTGGCCACGTCCTACGACGGCAAGTACGCCGCATCGAACCAGTACAACACCGAAGGCGGAATCCACTACGAGGACATGATGTCCGCCGAGCACGATGCCTGCGTGTTCTTCGATGTCGCGCGGATCGAAGCGGCAGTCGCCGAAGGGCGCTTCATCACCATCGGCGAATCCAAGGTGCCCGTGGTCGATGGGCGCAAGGCGGCCAATGCGGACCCGAAGACGGCACTGACCTGCTACGTCCCGGTCCCGAAGAACCCCCACGGCGTGAACGCCAGCCCGGACGGCAAGTACTTCGTATGCTCGGGCAAGCTCTCGCCGACATGCTCGGTGATCGACCTGTCGAAGGTCGAACAGTGGTTCGCCGGCAGCCTGACCAACGCGCGCGATGCGGTGATCGCCGAGCCCAACGTCGGCCTCGGTCCGCTGCACACCGCCTTCGACGGACGCGGCAACGCCTACACCACGCTGTTTCTCGACAGCAAGATCGTCAAGTGGAATGTCGATGCTGCCATTGCCCAGTTCGCCGGCGATGCCAACGCGAAGGTGATCGTCGACAGCGTCGATGTGCACTATCAGCCGGGCCACGGCTACACCTCGATGGGCGAAACGAAGAACGCCGACGGCAAGTACTTCAACTCCGGCAACAAGTTCTCCAAGGACCGCTTCCTGCCGGTCGGCCCGCTGCATGTGGAGACCGAACAGCTGATCGACATCTCGGGCGACAAGATGGTGCTGATTCACGACCACACCGCCTACCCCGAGCCGCACGATGCGCTGCTGGTCCATGCCTCGGTCATCAAGACGCGGCAGATCTACGATATCGATGATTTCCCCAACGCGGTGAAGACCGAAGCCGATGTCGGCATCGAACGCAACGGCAACAAGGTGCACGTACGGATGAACTCGCGTGCACCCGCCTTCGCGCTGCGCGAATTCACGGTCAAGAAGGGCGACGAGGTCACGCTCACCCTGACCAACCTCGACAAGGTGGAAGACCTGACGCACGGCTTCGGCATTCCGCGCTACAACATCAACTTCATCGTCAATCCCCAGGAAACCAAATCGGTGACGTTCATCGCCGACAAACCTGGTGTGTACTGGTGCTACTGCACGCACTTCTGCCATGCACTGCACCTGGAAATGCGTTCGCGCATGATCGTCGAGGGCTGA